A single genomic interval of Brevibacillus brevis harbors:
- a CDS encoding TetR/AcrR family transcriptional regulator, whose translation MRKGEKTKLHIIRKSAELFNQNGYTGTSMQDIMDATGLTKGALYRGFSSKDEIAIEAFKYAGEVLNEHFAAALEKQDTAAAKLVAMAKVYSDAVNNPPLQGGCPLLNTAVESDHSFPVLRDYAVAAYQETISFMQGLLEEGIAQGEFRSEMEAEAVASVIFSSIEGAIMASRLTRDNKHVHFAIKQIEQLLQTYKP comes from the coding sequence ATGCGAAAAGGCGAAAAAACAAAGCTGCATATTATCCGGAAGTCAGCAGAGCTGTTTAATCAAAACGGCTATACAGGAACCTCCATGCAAGACATCATGGATGCCACGGGCCTTACCAAAGGCGCTCTCTACAGAGGTTTTTCCAGTAAAGATGAAATCGCTATAGAGGCCTTCAAATATGCGGGTGAAGTATTGAATGAACATTTTGCGGCTGCGCTAGAAAAACAGGACACAGCCGCTGCAAAACTCGTAGCCATGGCAAAGGTATATTCTGATGCGGTAAACAATCCCCCGCTCCAAGGTGGCTGCCCGCTTCTCAACACAGCCGTCGAAAGTGACCATTCGTTCCCTGTTCTTCGCGATTATGCCGTCGCCGCTTACCAAGAGACGATATCGTTCATGCAGGGATTACTGGAAGAAGGAATTGCCCAGGGAGAATTTCGTTCCGAAATGGAAGCAGAAGCAGTCGCATCGGTTATCTTCTCTTCCATTGAAGGAGCCATCATGGCAAGCAGACTCACCCGCGACAACAAGCATGTCCATTTTGCCATCAAGCAAATTGAGCAGCTTTTACAGACATACAAGCCATAG
- a CDS encoding DUF2306 domain-containing protein, with amino-acid sequence MNRIKPYSIVIFVACMAITYALVQNFIIDPEAQGFLSHKSDYNKERMNTSIWLTVMYVHLFFALIALVCGVANFSDKLLAQNRKLHKVTGYVYLFSVLVVVVTSGYMAPYVTGGKVASWPFHLLNIIWPAITITALVKIKKRQVMKHKEWMVRSFVFLFTNMLIHLVKLIVEKVVGLPYELSYTIAVYVAMIGLVVTAEMIIRTKLRAPKKG; translated from the coding sequence ATGAACCGTATCAAACCGTATTCGATTGTCATTTTCGTCGCATGTATGGCGATCACGTATGCACTCGTGCAAAACTTTATCATCGATCCAGAAGCGCAAGGCTTTCTCAGTCACAAATCTGATTACAACAAAGAGCGAATGAACACATCAATCTGGCTTACGGTCATGTATGTCCATTTGTTTTTCGCCTTGATTGCCCTCGTCTGTGGAGTGGCTAATTTTTCGGACAAGCTGCTCGCACAGAACCGCAAGCTACATAAAGTAACAGGCTATGTCTATCTTTTTAGTGTGTTGGTTGTCGTAGTTACATCCGGATATATGGCCCCTTATGTAACGGGCGGAAAAGTGGCAAGTTGGCCCTTCCATTTATTGAACATCATCTGGCCTGCTATCACCATTACGGCGCTTGTCAAAATCAAAAAGCGTCAAGTCATGAAGCATAAGGAATGGATGGTCAGGAGCTTCGTCTTCTTGTTCACTAACATGCTGATTCATCTGGTGAAGCTGATTGTAGAGAAGGTGGTAGGTTTGCCGTATGAGCTCAGCTACACAATCGCTGTATATGTCGCCATGATTGGACTTGTCGTGACCGCAGAGATGATCATTCGTACGAAACTGCGTGCACCCAAAAAAGGATGA
- the trpS gene encoding tryptophan--tRNA ligase, producing MKERILTGDRITGKLHLGHYVGSLKNRVELQTQYETYLILADVQALTTHFEKPELIKQNLRNVALDYLSAGIHPDHATIFIQSMIPEIAELTTYFSMFVTVNSLRHNPTIKAEATERGFQDMYYGFLGYPVSQAADITFCKATLIPVGEDQVPHIEQTRKIVRRFNQLYKPVLLEPKPLVGDVPRLVGLDGNNKMSKSLGNAIDLDSTQEEVSEKIKKATTDPARIHKTDVGHPEICPVYAYHQAFRKEGSDEIYESCKKGQIGCMECKRKISQSINDLLEPMRERRRVYQNDPKKVDEILMSGTEKARLVAKETMQEIREAMSMNYF from the coding sequence GTGAAAGAACGTATTTTAACAGGCGATCGGATTACAGGAAAACTTCACCTTGGACATTACGTTGGTAGCTTGAAAAATCGAGTGGAGTTGCAAACCCAATACGAAACTTACTTAATACTAGCAGACGTTCAAGCCCTAACTACTCATTTTGAAAAACCAGAGTTGATTAAACAAAATTTGCGTAATGTGGCATTGGATTATTTGTCAGCAGGTATTCATCCTGATCATGCAACAATATTTATTCAGTCCATGATCCCAGAGATTGCGGAGTTAACCACTTATTTTTCTATGTTTGTTACGGTCAATTCTTTACGTCACAATCCTACAATAAAAGCGGAAGCCACGGAACGCGGGTTTCAAGATATGTATTACGGATTTCTCGGATACCCCGTAAGTCAGGCGGCTGATATTACCTTTTGCAAAGCGACGCTGATTCCCGTAGGAGAAGACCAGGTTCCTCATATCGAACAAACAAGGAAAATTGTCCGTCGATTTAACCAACTTTATAAACCTGTGTTATTGGAACCCAAGCCACTCGTTGGTGATGTCCCACGACTTGTCGGATTAGACGGAAATAATAAAATGAGCAAAAGTCTTGGCAACGCCATTGATTTGGACTCCACCCAAGAAGAGGTTAGTGAGAAGATAAAGAAAGCGACGACTGATCCTGCGCGAATCCATAAAACGGATGTCGGCCATCCTGAAATTTGTCCAGTCTATGCTTATCATCAAGCATTTCGGAAAGAGGGCTCCGATGAGATTTATGAAAGTTGTAAAAAGGGGCAAATAGGATGTATGGAATGCAAACGAAAAATTTCTCAAAGTATTAACGATTTGCTTGAACCCATGAGGGAACGGAGAAGAGTGTATCAAAACGATCCCAAAAAGGTCGATGAAATTCTTATGTCGGGTACTGAAAAAGCCCGCCTTGTAGCAAAAGAAACAATGCAAGAGATACGTGAAGCAATGAGTATGAACTATTTCTAA
- a CDS encoding LysR family transcriptional regulator, giving the protein MNMEQMEAFIFVALTGSFSKTADLLYLSQPTVSMRIKALETTMGCKLFQRTGHTISLTKEGDLFLPYAKNIMHMLQEGQQAIQRSQGDVEGELTISTVFVSAFYILPDLVQQFQQLYPKIKLTILTGHSHQVLDMVLNHEVSFGIARAVTHPQINRIQLMPDDMVLAIYPDHPFGFRHQVSIEEVARERLILFNRGSLDWKLINNAFSHFQLQNNVVMEADNIEVVKRMVKQRLGIAFLPRFAISKDLCEGELQEVDVLNLPQINRNFELIYLKDTPVHGIMRTFIDFLMQSKALQQ; this is encoded by the coding sequence ATGAACATGGAGCAAATGGAAGCATTCATCTTTGTCGCCCTGACCGGGAGCTTCAGCAAAACGGCTGATTTACTCTATCTGTCACAGCCCACGGTCAGCATGCGGATCAAAGCACTCGAGACGACTATGGGTTGTAAGCTGTTTCAGCGTACGGGTCATACGATTTCTCTTACAAAAGAAGGCGATCTGTTCCTTCCTTATGCGAAAAACATCATGCATATGCTGCAAGAGGGACAGCAAGCGATTCAGCGATCGCAAGGCGATGTAGAGGGAGAATTGACCATCTCCACCGTTTTTGTCTCCGCCTTTTACATTTTGCCTGACCTCGTCCAGCAATTCCAGCAGTTGTACCCTAAAATCAAACTGACGATCCTTACCGGGCATTCCCATCAGGTGCTCGATATGGTTCTGAACCACGAGGTGTCATTCGGAATTGCTCGTGCCGTTACCCATCCACAGATTAACCGGATTCAACTGATGCCGGATGACATGGTCTTAGCGATTTATCCGGATCATCCGTTTGGATTCCGCCATCAGGTTTCCATTGAAGAAGTCGCACGTGAACGACTGATCTTGTTCAATCGGGGTTCGCTCGACTGGAAGCTGATCAACAATGCGTTCAGCCATTTTCAGCTACAAAACAATGTCGTCATGGAGGCTGACAACATCGAGGTCGTGAAGCGTATGGTGAAACAACGGCTGGGCATCGCCTTTTTGCCTCGCTTTGCCATCTCCAAAGACTTGTGCGAAGGCGAGTTGCAGGAAGTAGACGTCCTGAATCTGCCGCAAATCAACCGGAACTTCGAGCTGATTTACCTCAAGGATACACCTGTTCACGGGATTATGCGTACGTTTATCGACTTTTTGATGCAGAGCAAAGCTTTGCAGCAGTAA
- a CDS encoding dipeptidase — protein sequence MTKMPIIDLHCDALLKIWEKNGALSFADADELDVNRKRLHDGGVKLQCYAIWTSPELSTEQRFQKALDQIHYFYSEVLGKHPEMKQIRDWSDLDHLQEGEIGALLTLEGVEPIGNDLKKLHILYQLGVRSVGLTWNFANLAADGALEPRNAGLTTFGKEIIQFHNEHKMLTDVSHLGEGSFWDTIELATYPIASHSNARTICDHPRNLRDEQAKALFTKGANVHVVYCTQFINETTPTTIDDLIKHIDHFCSLGGVRHIGLGSDFDGITAKVVDLEHAGQSQNLINELLKHYKEEEVRGFAYENFLRNRPV from the coding sequence ATGACCAAGATGCCGATTATCGATTTGCACTGTGATGCACTGCTGAAAATTTGGGAGAAAAATGGGGCTCTGTCCTTTGCGGATGCGGACGAGCTGGATGTCAACAGGAAACGGCTACACGATGGCGGGGTAAAGCTACAGTGCTATGCCATCTGGACATCACCTGAATTGTCCACGGAGCAACGTTTTCAAAAAGCTTTGGATCAAATTCATTACTTTTATTCAGAGGTGCTCGGGAAACATCCAGAAATGAAACAAATCCGTGATTGGAGCGATCTCGACCATTTGCAAGAGGGAGAGATCGGAGCGTTGCTGACGTTGGAAGGTGTTGAGCCAATCGGCAACGATTTGAAGAAGCTGCACATTTTGTATCAGTTAGGGGTTCGCTCTGTGGGCCTCACCTGGAACTTCGCGAATCTCGCTGCGGATGGTGCGCTGGAACCGAGGAATGCCGGACTGACGACTTTTGGTAAAGAAATCATTCAGTTCCACAATGAGCATAAAATGTTGACGGACGTCTCGCATCTAGGGGAGGGTAGCTTCTGGGATACGATTGAGCTCGCTACATACCCGATCGCGAGTCATTCGAATGCACGGACGATCTGCGACCATCCACGCAATCTGAGGGATGAACAGGCAAAAGCGTTATTTACCAAAGGCGCGAATGTACACGTCGTCTACTGCACTCAGTTTATCAATGAAACGACACCAACCACGATAGATGATCTGATCAAGCATATCGATCATTTTTGTTCACTCGGTGGCGTGCGTCATATCGGGCTCGGCTCAGACTTCGACGGCATTACCGCAAAGGTCGTGGACTTGGAGCATGCGGGTCAGAGCCAAAACCTGATCAACGAGCTGCTCAAGCATTATAAGGAAGAAGAGGTGCGCGGGTTTGCCTATGAGAACTTTCTGCGCAATCGTCCCGTGTAA
- a CDS encoding P1 family peptidase: MTKKIRQLGATIGRLPVGEKNDITDVAGVRVGHVTIQHELDNEDYACTGVTAILPHSGSLFREKVTAASYVINGFGKTTGLVQVNELGVLESPIMLTNTFSVPAVTQGTLQYMLDTNEEIGDTTGTINIVVGECNDGHLNSIRRCVVRPEDAREAILNATDQAVEEGAVGAGTGMIAFGYKGGIGSSSRIVVAEEQVYTLGALVLSNFGNKNDFLGANLFTSCKSNENAVEKSEDGSIIIVLATDAPLSDRQLLRVAKRAGIGLGRTGSHFGHGSGDIVIAFSTAQKIPHQTTAITETRVQLREDHPIMNELFAAAAEATEEAIYHSLAQAVTTMGRKGRIVHAYPSQDIGE, translated from the coding sequence ATGACGAAAAAAATTCGGCAGCTCGGTGCGACAATCGGGAGGCTGCCGGTCGGTGAGAAAAATGACATTACGGATGTAGCCGGAGTCCGAGTGGGACATGTGACGATCCAGCATGAGCTGGACAACGAGGACTATGCCTGCACCGGTGTAACAGCCATTTTGCCACATAGCGGTAGCTTGTTTCGCGAAAAGGTAACAGCAGCCAGCTATGTGATCAATGGCTTCGGCAAAACGACGGGACTCGTGCAAGTAAATGAGCTAGGGGTATTGGAATCGCCGATCATGCTCACGAATACGTTTTCCGTTCCCGCAGTTACACAAGGGACTCTGCAATACATGCTGGATACGAACGAAGAGATCGGGGACACGACCGGAACGATCAACATTGTGGTGGGCGAATGCAACGATGGTCATCTCAATTCTATTCGCCGCTGTGTCGTGCGTCCGGAAGATGCTAGAGAAGCGATTCTGAACGCAACGGATCAGGCCGTAGAAGAAGGCGCTGTCGGGGCAGGGACGGGAATGATTGCCTTTGGCTATAAAGGTGGTATCGGCTCGTCTTCTCGTATCGTGGTGGCTGAGGAGCAGGTCTATACATTGGGGGCTTTGGTACTCAGCAACTTTGGCAACAAGAATGATTTCTTGGGAGCGAATCTGTTCACAAGCTGCAAAAGTAATGAAAACGCAGTAGAGAAGTCCGAGGATGGCTCCATCATCATCGTACTGGCGACAGATGCGCCGCTCAGTGATCGACAACTGCTTCGGGTAGCAAAGCGCGCAGGAATCGGTTTGGGACGCACGGGGAGCCATTTTGGGCACGGAAGCGGCGACATCGTTATCGCTTTTTCCACAGCGCAAAAAATTCCACATCAGACAACAGCCATTACGGAAACGCGCGTGCAACTACGTGAGGATCACCCGATCATGAACGAACTGTTTGCTGCTGCGGCAGAAGCGACAGAGGAAGCCATCTACCATTCTCTTGCGCAAGCAGTCACGACTATGGGAAGAAAAGGACGCATCGTTCATGCGTATCCGAGTCAGGACATAGGAGAGTAG
- a CDS encoding alpha/beta fold hydrolase, which translates to MYIEVEKGVTVFVEDLNPGPNSKTIFFVHGWPLNHNMFSYQFNVLPQHGFRCVAMDIRGNGQSDKPWSGYTYDRLADDIYVVLEALQIRDAVLLGFSVGGAISIRYMSRYEGRHISKLALVDAVSPSFVKMPGSPYGVSKEQAEGLISQMYANMPELLNTVSLQFFNRNLGTATLQWFVKMGLDSASYALIKIMQAASRENVINDLSQIRVPTGIFHGIHDQLIPFKSAELTQQQIKGSKLFPFDNSGHGLPICQADDFNKKLMEFIQS; encoded by the coding sequence ATGTATATTGAAGTCGAAAAGGGTGTCACGGTTTTTGTTGAAGACCTCAATCCTGGCCCGAATAGCAAAACGATTTTTTTCGTTCACGGCTGGCCGCTCAACCATAACATGTTTTCCTACCAATTCAACGTACTTCCCCAGCACGGGTTCCGCTGTGTTGCCATGGACATCCGCGGCAACGGCCAATCAGACAAACCGTGGAGCGGCTATACGTATGATCGCTTAGCAGATGACATCTATGTCGTTTTGGAAGCATTACAGATAAGAGATGCCGTCTTGCTAGGTTTTTCAGTGGGTGGAGCCATTTCGATTCGGTATATGTCTCGTTATGAGGGGCGTCATATTTCGAAATTAGCGTTAGTGGATGCGGTTTCTCCTTCCTTTGTGAAAATGCCGGGTTCTCCATACGGCGTCTCGAAGGAGCAAGCAGAGGGGCTGATTAGTCAAATGTACGCCAATATGCCTGAGTTATTAAACACGGTTTCTTTGCAGTTTTTCAATCGAAATTTAGGGACTGCTACACTCCAGTGGTTTGTCAAAATGGGGCTGGACTCGGCTTCTTATGCGCTCATCAAAATCATGCAAGCAGCATCGAGAGAGAATGTAATCAATGACTTGAGTCAAATCCGTGTGCCAACCGGAATCTTTCATGGGATTCACGATCAATTGATTCCATTCAAAAGCGCCGAGCTCACCCAGCAGCAAATCAAAGGGTCGAAGCTGTTTCCGTTTGATAACAGTGGACACGGCTTGCCGATTTGTCAGGCGGATGATTTTAATAAGAAGCTGATGGAGTTTATTCAATCATAA
- a CDS encoding NAD(P)-dependent alcohol dehydrogenase, whose amino-acid sequence MQMKAAVTHSKGEEFRIQTIQLDEPKNGEVLIRVVASGICHTDMIARDQEYPVPLPAVLGHEGAGVVEKVGEGVTYVEPGDHVVLGFAHCGKCHYCLSGRPYVCERFFELNFLGNMEDGTKRHHCEEKGLSNFFGQSSFGTYTIVNERNLVKVDKDVDLALLGPLGCGIQTGSGTVINRLKPEAGSSIAVFGAGAVGLSAIMAANAIGCGTIIAVDVHDNRLELAKELGATHVIHARNVDPVEEIKKITNGGVNYAAETAGRPGVLRQAVDALTFCGVVAQIGAPPLGTDEKIDTNDLLLLNKTITGVVEGACVPRIFIPQLINLYKQGKFPMDKLVKFYRFDEINQAVADSHSGKTIKAIIKMD is encoded by the coding sequence ATGCAAATGAAAGCTGCTGTTACTCACTCAAAAGGTGAAGAATTTCGTATTCAAACAATTCAACTCGATGAACCTAAGAATGGAGAAGTTCTGATTCGCGTCGTAGCTTCTGGAATTTGCCACACAGATATGATTGCGCGTGATCAAGAATATCCAGTTCCACTCCCAGCCGTTTTGGGCCATGAAGGTGCGGGTGTAGTTGAAAAGGTAGGCGAGGGTGTTACTTATGTAGAGCCTGGCGATCATGTGGTGCTCGGTTTTGCCCATTGCGGAAAATGCCACTATTGCTTGAGCGGACGTCCGTATGTATGTGAAAGATTTTTCGAGCTGAACTTCCTTGGCAATATGGAAGATGGGACAAAAAGACATCACTGCGAAGAGAAAGGGTTGTCCAACTTTTTCGGTCAGTCCTCTTTTGGAACGTACACGATTGTAAACGAGCGCAATCTGGTGAAAGTAGACAAAGATGTAGATTTGGCTCTTTTGGGACCGCTTGGCTGCGGAATTCAAACAGGTAGTGGCACGGTCATAAACAGGCTGAAGCCAGAGGCAGGATCAAGCATTGCCGTGTTTGGTGCAGGAGCGGTGGGGCTTAGCGCGATCATGGCTGCGAATGCAATTGGCTGCGGTACGATCATTGCGGTCGATGTGCATGATAACCGTCTTGAACTGGCAAAAGAACTGGGTGCGACCCATGTCATTCATGCGCGAAATGTTGATCCGGTAGAAGAGATCAAGAAGATTACCAATGGCGGCGTAAACTATGCAGCAGAAACTGCTGGTAGACCAGGCGTATTGCGTCAAGCTGTCGATGCACTCACGTTCTGCGGAGTCGTAGCGCAAATCGGGGCACCACCACTCGGAACCGATGAGAAAATCGATACGAACGACTTGCTCTTGCTCAACAAAACCATTACTGGCGTAGTAGAAGGGGCTTGCGTACCGCGCATTTTCATTCCGCAGTTGATCAATTTGTACAAGCAAGGGAAATTCCCGATGGACAAGCTGGTAAAATTCTATCGTTTCGATGAAATCAATCAAGCGGTGGCCGATTCTCATAGCGGTAAAACAATCAAAGCAATCATCAAGATGGACTAG
- a CDS encoding aldehyde dehydrogenase family protein, with protein MSNIFNEYTKQYINGEWREGKSQNSYTNRNPYDQSELVSIKLATVEDVEQAYESAKAAQKEWAKTNAYVRSGIIHKIAEAVEKNRELLVNILVSETGSTFAKANAEVDFVVGDIKEYASLPLRMKGEILPSFIPGKENRVYHLPVGVVGVISPFNFPLYLSIRAIIPALATGNGVVVKPDLQTYISGGLVIAKLLEEVGLPKGLFNVVVADIAEIGDAMIENPIPKVISFTGSSAAGRRIGEICGRNLKKASLELGGNNVMIVLEDADVEQAASAAVFGKFLHQGQVCMALNRIIVHRKIYDQFIDAFAKKASVIQAGNPADPNTFVGPLINERQVDKIQGLVDQAIAEGARVIKRGEVKGTLMEPVILADVTNDMATAKNEVFGPVANILPVDSEEEAIRIANETDFGLSGSLFTRDLEHGVEVALQIETGMMHINDQSINTEPNVPFGGEKSSGLGRHGSDWSLHEFTSPRWVSVQKEARPFPF; from the coding sequence ATGAGCAACATTTTCAATGAGTACACAAAACAATACATTAATGGCGAATGGCGAGAAGGCAAGAGCCAGAATAGCTATACCAACCGCAACCCATACGATCAATCCGAGCTGGTGAGCATCAAGCTGGCTACGGTTGAAGATGTAGAGCAGGCGTACGAATCTGCAAAAGCAGCACAAAAAGAGTGGGCAAAAACGAATGCGTACGTTCGCTCTGGCATCATTCACAAAATCGCAGAAGCGGTAGAAAAAAATCGTGAGCTGCTCGTGAATATTTTAGTCTCCGAGACAGGCAGCACATTTGCAAAAGCAAACGCGGAAGTTGATTTTGTGGTCGGCGATATTAAGGAATACGCGTCTTTGCCATTACGGATGAAAGGTGAAATCCTGCCTTCTTTCATTCCGGGCAAAGAAAACCGCGTCTACCATCTGCCTGTTGGGGTAGTAGGGGTAATCAGCCCGTTTAACTTCCCGCTGTACTTGTCTATCCGCGCTATCATCCCTGCTTTGGCTACTGGTAACGGCGTTGTGGTCAAGCCGGATCTGCAAACGTACATCTCCGGTGGATTAGTCATCGCGAAGCTGCTCGAAGAAGTGGGATTGCCAAAAGGCTTGTTTAACGTAGTCGTTGCAGATATTGCGGAAATCGGCGATGCCATGATTGAAAATCCGATTCCAAAAGTCATTTCCTTCACAGGCTCTTCCGCTGCTGGTCGTCGAATCGGCGAAATCTGCGGCAGAAACCTGAAAAAAGCTTCTCTGGAACTAGGCGGAAACAACGTGATGATCGTCCTGGAGGATGCAGATGTCGAGCAAGCGGCAAGTGCGGCTGTCTTCGGGAAGTTCCTCCACCAAGGACAAGTTTGTATGGCGTTGAACCGCATTATCGTCCATCGCAAAATCTATGATCAATTTATTGACGCTTTCGCGAAAAAAGCTTCCGTCATCCAAGCGGGCAATCCAGCAGACCCGAATACCTTTGTCGGTCCGCTTATTAACGAAAGACAAGTAGATAAAATTCAAGGCTTGGTCGATCAAGCAATCGCGGAAGGTGCGCGTGTTATCAAACGCGGTGAAGTGAAAGGCACACTGATGGAGCCAGTGATTCTGGCAGATGTCACAAATGATATGGCGACAGCTAAGAATGAAGTATTCGGTCCCGTTGCCAATATTTTGCCGGTGGATAGCGAAGAGGAAGCAATCCGCATCGCAAACGAAACTGATTTTGGCTTGAGCGGATCATTGTTTACACGCGATTTGGAGCATGGCGTAGAAGTCGCTCTGCAAATCGAAACAGGTATGATGCATATCAACGATCAAAGCATCAACACCGAGCCGAACGTACCATTTGGCGGAGAAAAATCATCCGGCTTGGGACGCCATGGTAGCGATTGGTCTCTGCATGAATTTACGTCTCCACGCTGGGTATCCGTTCAGAAGGAAGCTCGTCCGTTTCCGTTTTAA
- a CDS encoding sigma-54-dependent Fis family transcriptional regulator, which translates to MYKNRIKARDSFLSAGQVKADVPVSISESWSRSLSYKIDPNLRKTPEVLNQMDVHMLQESSLLYHAYQSIIPKIQSFIHTKYSMILADHKARLLHVNADHQLRELLTSFNAVPGGVWSEELCGTTAFGTTLVAGQPVVIHDAQHFCESWQNISCAGVPIFHPITKQVIGVLDLTSFAQDFPAHALVLTQTVAKSMEMEIFNQLQIHRLYLENTFLEKELSISNDLLVAIDLEGQIVRSNDPATSDQQEWYNRFDWQHFFQSCQEQSDLSLLSTIVPVERPLPFSPDPAAGRLQLVFYKNRLIGALIQMRRQPARSAKIVGIADRPSQNRGLPSKGTAKEMVGESPQWLGLLQKLDKVAGRDMSVLLIGESGTGKEVLSQYIHEHSLRRHKPFVAVNCAAFAHDLVASELFGYAPGTFTGGLKEGKVGLFEAADGGTLFLDEIAELPLPIQAMLLRVLQEKQVTRIGEYKARPLDIRIVAASNKDLKKMADAGEFRLDLYFRLNSIELKVPPLRERTEDIVPMAERFLGAHRHGSFAYRLMPDTIDALRLYDWPGNVRELKNAIEHAVVFAEDDRIFPWHIPDMIQESTGTTDDSKRLLQPTLLDDERTQIVEALNDSRYNYTKAAKLLGISRGTLYNKMRKYEIT; encoded by the coding sequence ATGTACAAAAATCGGATAAAGGCCAGAGATTCGTTTCTCTCAGCCGGACAGGTAAAAGCTGATGTTCCCGTCAGTATTTCTGAATCGTGGAGCAGGAGCCTGTCCTATAAAATCGATCCGAATTTGCGAAAAACGCCTGAAGTACTCAACCAAATGGATGTCCACATGCTACAGGAATCCAGCTTGTTATACCATGCATATCAATCGATTATTCCAAAGATCCAATCTTTCATCCATACAAAATATTCCATGATACTAGCGGATCACAAAGCGAGATTACTCCATGTCAATGCCGACCACCAATTGAGGGAGTTGTTAACCAGCTTCAATGCGGTTCCAGGCGGAGTGTGGAGCGAGGAGCTATGCGGAACGACTGCGTTCGGCACCACCCTCGTGGCGGGACAGCCAGTCGTCATCCACGATGCACAACACTTTTGTGAGAGCTGGCAAAACATTTCCTGCGCGGGTGTGCCGATTTTTCATCCGATCACGAAACAGGTGATTGGCGTATTGGATTTGACGAGCTTTGCACAAGATTTTCCTGCCCATGCCTTAGTCTTAACGCAAACGGTCGCGAAAAGCATGGAGATGGAGATTTTCAATCAGCTTCAAATTCATCGACTGTATCTCGAAAATACGTTTTTAGAAAAAGAGTTGTCCATTTCCAATGATTTACTGGTGGCCATTGATTTGGAAGGGCAGATCGTACGGAGCAATGATCCGGCTACAAGCGACCAGCAAGAGTGGTACAACAGATTCGACTGGCAGCACTTCTTCCAATCCTGTCAGGAGCAATCGGACCTTTCCTTGTTATCCACTATCGTTCCGGTTGAGCGGCCTTTGCCTTTTTCGCCTGATCCTGCTGCGGGCAGACTTCAGCTCGTGTTTTACAAAAATCGGTTGATCGGTGCGCTTATTCAAATGCGTCGTCAACCTGCGCGTTCTGCGAAAATCGTTGGAATTGCCGATCGTCCATCCCAAAATCGTGGACTGCCGAGTAAGGGAACTGCGAAAGAAATGGTGGGGGAATCACCTCAGTGGCTTGGGTTGCTGCAAAAGTTGGACAAGGTCGCTGGGCGTGATATGTCTGTGCTCTTGATCGGGGAAAGCGGAACGGGAAAAGAAGTGCTATCCCAGTACATTCACGAACATAGCTTGCGAAGACATAAGCCTTTTGTGGCGGTAAACTGTGCAGCCTTTGCCCATGATCTGGTTGCGAGCGAGTTGTTTGGCTATGCACCGGGGACGTTTACGGGCGGCTTGAAGGAAGGAAAAGTGGGGCTGTTTGAAGCTGCGGACGGGGGCACCTTGTTCCTGGATGAAATCGCGGAGCTCCCATTACCCATTCAGGCCATGCTCCTGCGGGTATTGCAGGAGAAGCAGGTGACCCGCATCGGAGAATACAAAGCTCGTCCTTTGGACATTCGGATCGTCGCTGCCAGCAATAAGGATCTGAAAAAAATGGCAGACGCCGGAGAATTCCGTTTGGATCTCTACTTCCGGTTGAATTCGATAGAACTAAAAGTCCCGCCACTGCGCGAGCGAACAGAAGACATCGTCCCAATGGCCGAACGCTTTTTGGGCGCGCATAGGCACGGTTCGTTTGCATACCGCTTGATGCCCGACACAATAGACGCACTACGACTGTACGATTGGCCGGGAAATGTCCGAGAGCTGAAAAATGCGATCGAGCATGCTGTCGTCTTTGCGGAGGATGACCGAATCTTCCCATGGCATATACCGGATATGATCCAGGAGTCAACAGGGACAACGGATGACAGCAAACGGCTTTTGCAGCCCACGCTGCTAGATGATGAACGTACGCAAATCGTGGAAGCATTGAACGACAGCCGCTACAACTACACAAAGGCAGCGAAGCTACTGGGGATTTCCCGGGGCACGCTGTACAATAAAATGAGAAAATATGAGATTACGTAG